Below is a window of Eretmochelys imbricata isolate rEreImb1 chromosome 22, rEreImb1.hap1, whole genome shotgun sequence DNA.
TTTACATAATGTGAATGATTTATCTAGACAAAATATTGACAAATAGCTCTGAGTTTCCTCATTATTAATCTCAGTTAATTAAGGGGGAGAAGAAAAGTTCAGAATTAAACTTTAAAAATTCACAGACTGGGGAGCCTGAATGTATTTTGCAGCATTTATTTTAAGTGAAAAAGATGCATTTCCATGAAAAAGGGTTCTGTAGGTTTTACAAGTGCCCCACAAACATTCCCTTCTGTGGAATCCTCCCTGTCATATTCAGCACTTTATGAGGCTGAGTGAAAAGAATGTAGGCTTAAGCACTCTGAAAGTTACATATTAACTTCCTATTTATGAATTAATTTAGGGCTGTGTATAAGGCATGGTTAACCAGTGCTGGAATTCAAATGGCCAGAACTAAGGAGATCCTGCTACATTCTTTCATTTACAATGCGGTGCCATCATTAGAGGAACAGCCCTACCTTAATCCTAGCATTGTGGGTGCCAGAACTTTGTTAGAGAAGCTGCCTACGGTGTCTGCTGGTATGAATAGAAAGAGAGGTAAAggcttttttaaagtttattagcAACCGATGATCTACTAAAGGGCCACATTCCAATACACTCACCCATGTTGGGTAGTACCTTTCTCTGCGAGAAATCCTGTTCAAGTCAATAGGATTTCTGGTAGAATaaagctagggtgaccatatttccccaaAGGAAAACGGGACACCCTCAGCCACTCGACCGAGTCCCCTTCCCCCTACGTGAGACTGTTGCCAGTCGGAAGGGAACACTGTTCCCTGCGGGAACACTGCCAGCCCGCCCCATGCAGGGCTGGCACCTCTGCTTGCCTTCTCCCCACACATTCCTCCACcgtgcaccccacttttttgacaaaagtgggcatttgtcccgtatgctcttgccaactgatcgagtcagcaagagcaaatgggacaaacgcccacttttgagaaaaaaaaaaaaaaaaagtcgggccggctgggacagggcttaaaaaagggactgttccGGCCAAAATGGGATATATCATCACCCAAAATAAAGCATTATTCAGTGTGATAAGTGTATAAGAATCTGGCTATACAACAAGGAAGGCTGAAACACAAAGGAAATAATGGCTCGGCAGGTGGCCCACAAAGTTTACTGCTATTGTTAACGGAAGAGatattcaaaggcacaaagggcagtcaGGTGTAATTGACTTTCAGTAAGCATTGGCGCCAGGGACCTGATCAATCTGATGTCaatagagctatgacaatttacggCAGCTGAGAGTCTACCATGAATGCCTACTtcctctttgtgcctttgaaaatccacaTCAGTAGCTCTTGTCTctattcagaattttaaaaatatatctgatTTTGCAAACTGTGTAGGTAGCTAGTCTATGTATCcagggaccaaattctgctctcattcacaATGATATATATCTGGAGTAATATATTCAGCCATCTCCTTTGAAGTGAAGGGTCGACATATTAGGTGCAAGTGGAAAAAAAGACTCCTAATAAAGGACTGGAAAGAATGAAATCAAGCCAAAAGATTTTTACTTAAGGATATATTTACTTCTGAGATGTTCATTTTGGAAACACATCTCTCAATCGATTGTTACAGTCACGGCATACAAACTGAGAAGTTAGATAAAAGCAAAATcctctttctggaaggttgcagtGCAACACTATTTCTTGCAATTCAGAACCTTCACAACATGagaaccaaaaacagagagggacaatgcaggctgctccctaaggcacaGAGGCACAATTCACCCAGCTTGCTCTAgactggctctttgcagacttaCCGCTGCTAGACCCAGATTGCATATTTCACTACAGAGCCCCATAGCcagcaagcaggaccaggaaacccctgaGAACTGAAACTTTAGCATGGTTTTCAATACACCACTCCATACTGTGATTTCTTTGCACTTTTATATTGCTTGCAATTAAAATAAGGACGCTCTTCCTACCTGGATGACTTGTGCATATCCATAAGTTGCCGCGAGGTGTAAAGCGGATTGCCCTTTATCGTCCACAGCATTGACATCAGCCCCTGTCAGTATCAAATCATAGACTATGGCTGGTTGTCTGGCAGTTACAGCAACCAACAGGGGAGTCTGAAAATAGCAGCAAAACAAATACAATACAAGACACTGGCAACAGTGAaactaataaaaaagaaaaggccgTGTGGAGGAAGAGGGACTCCGTGCAGGACTCATGGGAAGACTGAGCCCTCATGTTGCCCAAGGATGCTCCTGTTATAGAGGCATGGAACTCTTGTCATGGGCAGTGTTATGAGAAACACAGTGCTCCCTTCTGAGCATAGAAAGAGACAGAAACATGCCTGGATAAGGCCCTTGCATGAAACTGAAATAAATCCTGTACTTGTCCCCAAGATGAAATTCACCCGTGTTCAGAAGGCTTATGAATCATGTATGGGAGATGTGTTTTTCAGTGGGAATGAAGTGATGCTCAGGCTTAGTGCTGGCACAGAGGTGAATTAAATGCTGCTATTCTGGTTTGAGTGGGGTACAGTGCCTACATTACCTTTCCTCTGTGCTCCTTGGCATCTAGTCTTCGCAGCTCTCTCATACGCTCTGCGGCTGCCAGTGTGTATTCCCTCATACCTTTAGCTGCATAAATATGTAGAATTCTAAGACAGTAAATAAAGACACTGATCATTGCCTATCCACGAATCATCCTGGAGATTAACAGTTTTACAGAGCAGCACTATCTGGTCTGTGGTTTTCTACTATGAGAGTTGGACTCCACAGAAAGGGCCTATGGTGTGCACTGAGGAGCCATTTAAAGGTCTGATCTTGAAAACAGACATAGTGCTAGCTTCCATGAGTTAaacctattgatttcaatagcatgcaggtttcagagtagcagctgtgttagtctgtattcgcaaaaagaaaaggagtacttgtggcaccttagagactaaccaatttatttgagcatgcagtTTTACTCAATTCTTGTACAGCCTAGTTACAGGCTTTCTTTCAGATGAATGCTTTCTACCGGgactgaaattcacccctgtgcactGGACAGTTCTTAAGTCCTGCTTAATAGAACCACAACGTTATACTTGCAGTGGTCCAGTAATATATATAGTATTACATTATCCCATGTATATGCAGTGGACACATGGGTAATACCTGTGCATCAGAAGTAACAAAGATCCTCTTTTAAATGATTTAATCTCTAGGATAAATCCAGAATTTCTTGTCAAGGTGGCTCTACATGTTTTTCGAAGCTAGTGGCTTGAAGGAAAGAATGTTATGTTGATGCTGTTAAGTCCACAGTGCAATCAAGTtataaaataacagcagaaatATTCCTTACAGGTTAGGGTTCATTAGAGATGAGGTCTCTAATGATGGGGAGAATTCTACACCTAGGCTGCACTTAATTCTGCAGTTTAGATGAAATTCTCCTCTGAAGAGGGCTAGCACAAACCTATGCCTCACTTAAGTCCCGCTTAAACCCTGCTTTGAGGTCTTCAAGTGGGATTTAAGCTGTGCATAATTTTGTGCTGGCCCTGTGTGCAGGGGGGAATTTTACCCTGTAAGCATTAGTACTGTGATGTCAGGCACTTGGGCATCCTTCTCCTTATTAAATATTGTTCTATATTTTTCATTTAGAATAATATAGTGATGGACAAATGATTGTTTTCTTAGACAACTCTGTTCTGTCCTACGTAATGGCCACAAATTTATTGCCTCAGGGGCACAGTTTGCACTCTAGAAAACATGTACAATGTTAACGGGGCATCTGATTTCCAGCCAGCCTCAGTATTAAGtgcagccccactcagcctggcCTTTTGTCTAGATTATTTCTGccaaaataaggacaaatgtgcACAGAATGAAGCTTTGTGGGACCTGGGCCATGTTAGGCCATATATAAGCTAAAGCAGGTAGACCACACCCCTGGacataaagagaaaaataataaaaggtgcTGACATGTGAATTAACAGTCACAATACCTAGATGGGTTAGAGTTCCTGTTAGCTTGgccaaattaataaaaaaaaaaccccatacatCTGCTTTCTGAAATGCTGATGCACAGCTgtggaaacaaacaaaccaaccagcaTCCAAAGTGCAAACAAACCACAGCATCCAAAGTGCAGGCAGATATGTATGAGCAAATTCTTTGCTGATATAAGTGGGTACAGCTACTCTAACTTCTGGCACTTCAgccatttataccagcagagagtTTGGTCCATAGAGCATGATCATGGACATCTTTACTGGGAGGTGATGTGATCTACTagctagggcactggactggcagTCAGGAGATctcagttctattcctggctctgccactggcctggtctgtgactttggacaagtcactctgTCTCGTCtactcagactgtaagctcttcagggtaggggTTATCTCCTAGCATGTGTTTgtgcagtgtctagcacaatgtgTCCCCACTCTTAATTGAAGCCTCTCTGGGCcccactgtaacacaaataaataacaacacgACTGCAGGACCAGTTGCATAAGAAAGGTCTACTTGAGTGAGGAAGGTTTTGAGCCCATATTTGGCTCACGAGAGTCTCTTTTAGCATACATTAAATCAACACAAAGCCATGTAATTAATCGCTGGTTATAGTCTGGTAACCATGCTATCAAACTAACATTATTGATTTCCAAGCCAGTATGTTTATATTGTGTCAAATGCCATGGGATACCTCTCTGAGTATGAAAAAACCACTCTAGGCGTAGGAAAGTTACTGTAGATCTTTattgaaaattgtttttttttaatttaacagaaCAACCCAGAAAGAAATCCATAGACATCACATCATCATTTTATATACAACTGGGAGATTTTACATacagtgaaatgaaaaaaaaagtttcaaataaaTCTTGGCAAACACTTGGGCCTGATTCACAACTGCACCACCCCGGTGTTATGCTGGTGTCACTCTCTtaccagcataaaactggagtaacacagtggtACATCAAGCCTCATCTAATTAATTTCTTTGCTGGGTTTTTCTGCAAATTTAAGCCACTAATACCAGTAAGCCTAAACTACTGCAGTTTTCAGACAACTTCATGATCATTTGCATGATCTGTTGTTTAAATCCTTTGGATTTGTCAATAGTGAAACCTGCTTTGAAAGTCTTATAGACACTGGACCCGATTttgcagtcctcactcaggcaaaaacTGTGACCTTATTTGGAATATTGCCTGGGTAGAAGGAGGAGTAGTGGGCACCAATTAGTTAACCGATGCAAGGTAACAACCCTTTGAATCAATTCATTCCAAAAATAGCTCTAAACGCTACAATCATCTAAGGCTCCTGGGCTTTCTGAAGCAGAAAAATCCAGAGAAATTGTGTTCATCATCTAGGAGTCCCTTGTTTATTAAGAAAACAGTTAACAAATGTTAAAAATGGATATGTCCTCACCCAAATACCTTTGTCTGTGGCATGATGCCAGGGAACACCAGTAGTGATATTTACAATAGCTTTAGAAGGGGCAGTATATGCTATTCATTTTCCagtgaataaaaacaaaatgcaataaTTATGCTGCATATGCCTGTGACTCTAAAAGACTGGAATACAGAGAAACTTTCAATGTCAATAAAGTACACTAAAGGTCTCTAATTTAACATGATCTGTCTCCAATTTTAGGACTGTTTATCATCGTTGTAAACTGAACTGAGGCCCAAGAACAAGAGACTGAATGACAGTGCTGTCAGTATTGCCAGACACCCATCCTAATTTTGGAAGTCCCCGTCTTCTCAAGGATCTCCTGACAGAGGGCCACACCTTGTAATCCCATTGGGACCAGGTTCTGTCTCTTAGTGCAACACGCAACATCATGAGGCAGCCGTAAAATATGACTCTCCCAGTTTTAAAGGGGAACATTTCACATACTGATTGCTGAAAATGCATCAGTCCAATGACCCCTCTCACACTGAGCTAGAGCTCTGCATGAAGACAAGTCTGTACATTTTGCAAGAACGATCAGTAAAATGAAATTAAGAAGCAATTGTACAATTCTTTGCCTATGTAATTTTGTGTTCCTCTCTGGCTGATGACCTCTTTTCACACTAACACATATCTCACCAGTTCTGTTTATATTACTGGTCTTCCGACTGGCTAACAATTGGTGCTATCACAGGAGTAAAAATATTCATAACCATACAATGAAATTTTTCAATCGTGTTATCAATTAAAGGACCATCTCATTTCAGGCCCCACACTTAAGCTGGCCTTTTTCAAAAAGATTTATTAAGCACAGGTAGTGGGGTCTTTTCCTCTATCTGAGCAAAGCAAAGATATAGTTGTGTGACCGTTACACACAGCTCAAGAAAATATGGCTTTTAAAGTAAACCCTCTAAGACATCCTTAAGATATGTGTATCCAGATGCTACAGTCAGACACTACAGGGTTAGCAAATATGTTACTAAAAACCCAGGTCAGTTTGAGCCCATGTTCCACATATGAGGGTGAAATTTACTCcttgcagagggccagcacaagaacTATGCACTGCAAAATTTCTACTACAAAGGACTAAAAGCGACTTTAGCAGTACATGAGTCTCGTGCTAGTCCTGTGCACACAGGTAAATTTCACCCTGAGTGCAAATCTCATATTCAGAGAACATTAGTGGTGATTGACAACAAAAATCTTAAGAAAATAAATAGCCCAAACCTGTTTTTCTTGTACactcaaaactctcattgatttcacttgGAGTTTTGGGTGAACAAGAAatgtaggatcaggccccatacATACGACTTTAAAGCCCTTCAACAGAGAGAGTGTGATTTAAAACATACGTATCATTGTCTTCATCTTCTAGAAGTAGCTTTTCAATGGGCAGAGTGCTGATCACTCTTCTTGCATCCTCCAGTTcctgtggggctggctctggaATTGAAATAGGAAGTGGAACGAACTGTGGCCCAGGAAGCGAGGATGAAGCTGGCTGATACTGCAGGGTAGACGCTGGTAATGCAGAAATGGGCTGAGCCCATGGAAAATAGGTAAGAGGGGATTGCTGGTCTGTCACCTCCAGCTGCGGCACAACAGCTGGAGTGGTGCTTCTTGGCTGTTAAATACAAAGATACCAGAATAAGGATACTCACTATCACAGTTAAAACATCTTTTCCTGGCTCCATAAAGTTTCATGTCCAGTATGAAAATGTTCACAAGCTCACCAGAAAGAGGGATGCAACCTGGTTAAAACCCCAGCTGCCAGCAAGCCAGCAAGTGCAATCTCAAAGTTTTTGCAGTGGTTAATATACTCGTACATATCACATTCCCATCACCTTTCTGGTCTCCCTCCTGCCTTCACTTTTGTAAGCCTGCAAGGCACCCTTTCAAGATTATTATAAATTGTATTTTGGACCTGCTATCCTCATCTGTGGCTCTCTGATAATGTTTCAACACGGATGGAATGTGTCAGGGTAAGCTGATATGATGCTGAACatgtccttgtctacactgaccaCCAGTCACTCATGGTCAGCATCATGTCAGCTAAGTCAAGGTCATGTTTAAACACCATAAGATTTCTCAGTGAAAGCAAGTTCCCTGGaggctttatttaaaaacaaacaaaccacatcCTTACTGAAAAAACTGTATTTAGATAAACTCAGAAACAGTATCTAAAACACTAGGATTCTCAAGTGCAGTTCTGTCCTAGCTGTTTGTCCAAACAACAGAGCCTATTATATATTTGATATCTGATATTCTTCACATCTAGACAGAAGATTATAATTTATGATCCACACTAATGGAAACTTCATGAACACCATGAATCAAAGCTGTAGGATTCCTTGTTAAGTTGGAGCTGATAGCAACATGACTTTATTGCTCTGCATTATTTTTCCTGAGCTGCAAACAATACTCTCCTAAGATAAAATCTGCCCACTGGCCTGatacagctctcactgaagtctatggcagtcctaccactgacttcaatgggagctggagagggTCTCATGAGAACAATGCAGAATGGTTCAGGAGTTAATTAGGTGGTGAGTGCTTGAGGGTTTGAGAGCGCATGGAACAGGGAAGCTTTGTTAAGAAAATTGGATTCACTCCGACTTCAACATAGTCAAATCTTTTAATCCCTCTCAAACCACAAGGATTCTCAGAACAATCCCCCTAATTTCCAGGCCCAGGCAGAGAGTAAATCAGGCCATCACATTACACAGTTAGGTTACTAACAGGAATTTGTGGCTCACGTAGAAAACCTTACGAGAGACTCACACCAGGAAGAGACAGTTGCATGACGATTGTAAAGAGGGTCACTAAGGCATGTCTCTCTACTCAGTCTCACTTCTCAGGACTGTTCGCCTTGCATACGCAGTTATGGCAAAGGAAACTACTTCTGATTTTTCAGCACCACTTGCGTAACTTTTTACTGCAGACATCATCCTTGACAATATAATGTGAGGCAGGGATGTCGAGCAATTCACAGTATAAAGATAAATTTAGATACATGGGGCTTCTCATAGTTCCTACTGGAAAACAGTTTTGCCTTTATTTCTAGGTATCTTTAGCTTACCGCAAAATTGGTGATCAGCGGCTGGGATGCGTAAGTCAGAACTGAAGAGGGTCCAACAAGTGTATAACTGGGACACACAGGCTGAACATACATGTCTGCTGTGTATGGACAGCTGACTGCTTCATGTGACATATAATCCGGGTATGTTGTCCACTGGGTTAAGGGCTGTAAAGTAGCAGGAGAAGGCTGAGAGAGCCAACCAGAACATAATGCCCCTTCATCGGTAACTGGCAATGAAGAGGCAGTAACATCCATATCAATGCAAGGCTGGCCTGCAAAATAAGAAGAGAATTGTACCAAATGTCAGCCAAAGCATGGGCTGAAACGGAGCTGATgaacaaatgaaataaatgtttGGAAGCATTACCAAGTGGTGAATAGGACGGAAGTGGCTGATGGGGCAAAACAACCTAGAGAACAAAGAAGAATATTCAGATATCAGTTATGCCTGAAAGATTTAAACTCAGCATATCTTGAGAAACTCTTCCTCGGAGCTGAAGTAGCAATAAATATATTATCATCAATTGCCTCTTAGATTTTGCTTGGTGGACGGTACCATATGCCTGTGTTATACATGTATGAGAGCAGTTATCGAAAACTgtctcagggtgaaattcaccctctgCAGTGTGTCAGCACAAGATCCATGCACGACCGAAGCTTAAGTGGGATTTAAATGATAATTGAGACCTTGAGTGGCTCCACTGCTCAGAGTGAATTTTATTATTAGTGAAGATACAGTCAAACTGCTTCCCTCCGGGAGTTTAAATACCAGAATAAATGGACCTAGCCTAAGCCCCGGTCTACACTCGGACTTTAGGTccaatttagcagcgttaaatcgatgtaaacctgcacccgtccacacgatgaagccctttagttcgacttaaagggctcttaaaatcgatttccgtactccaccccggacaagtggattagcgcttaaatcggccttgccggcttgaATTCGGGGTAGTGTGGAcccaattcgacggtattggcctccgggagctatcccagagtgctccattgtgaccgctctgggcagcactctcaactcagat
It encodes the following:
- the POU2AF1 gene encoding POU domain class 2-associating factor 1, which encodes MHWQKSSASEQQQQPRPYQGVRVKEPVKELLKRKRGNIHSVNAAAATTVVLPHQPLPSYSPLGQPCIDMDVTASSLPVTDEGALCSGWLSQPSPATLQPLTQWTTYPDYMSHEAVSCPYTADMYVQPVCPSYTLVGPSSVLTYASQPLITNFAPRSTTPAVVPQLEVTDQQSPLTYFPWAQPISALPASTLQYQPASSSLPGPQFVPLPISIPEPAPQELEDARRVISTLPIEKLLLEDEDNDTYVLNHTLSVEGL